A single region of the Gemmatimonadota bacterium genome encodes:
- a CDS encoding gluconate 2-dehydrogenase subunit 3 family protein codes for MERRRAVQLLGGALSAPLATSSEALAELLTFGARVRASVPADQAPSDLLTPTRARALEAMAEIVIPRTDTPGAEAAGVTEFVTALVDGWLDDAEREPFLAGLDDVDVQAVDRFGAVFAECSDEERSIMIAEFDDDLTRRRSEGRASGHFFHGVKRFTLTAYFTSEAGLAALGHRIAVRRFEGCAPLSNPEGCP; via the coding sequence ATGGAGAGAAGAAGAGCTGTCCAGCTCCTGGGCGGGGCGCTGAGCGCTCCCCTGGCGACATCCTCCGAGGCGCTGGCCGAACTCTTGACCTTCGGAGCGCGCGTTCGAGCCTCCGTGCCCGCCGACCAAGCCCCTTCCGATCTCCTTACGCCGACACGAGCGCGGGCCCTGGAGGCGATGGCCGAGATCGTGATCCCGCGGACCGACACCCCGGGTGCGGAGGCGGCCGGCGTAACCGAGTTCGTGACCGCTCTGGTCGACGGATGGCTCGACGACGCGGAACGCGAGCCCTTCCTCGCCGGCCTCGACGACGTGGACGTCCAGGCCGTCGATCGCTTCGGCGCCGTCTTCGCGGAGTGCTCCGATGAAGAGCGCTCGATCATGATCGCCGAATTCGACGACGACCTCACGCGGCGACGCTCCGAGGGTCGCGCCTCCGGCCACTTCTTCCACGGCGTGAAGCGCTTCACCCTGACCGCGTACTTCACCTCCGAGGCGGGGCTCGCCGCCTTGGGCCACCGCATCGCGGTACGCAGGTTCGAGGGGTGCGCCCCCCTCTCCAATCCGGAGGGCTGCCCGTGA
- a CDS encoding dipeptidase has translation MDPGEFAVEHLPRFRRELTDLLRIPSVSAKSEHAHDMRRAADWMAARMRATGLTAEIMPTPGHPVVLGSWREAGEGAPSVLIYGHYDVQPPEPLELWDSPPFDPTERDGRIYARGAADDKGQLFMHLAALEAHLHTRGELPFNVTVLAEGEEEVGSANLAPFVREHAERLACDCVIISDSNMFAEGLPSILFSLRGLAYFEIEVSGARSDLHSGQFGGTVANPANELARLIATLHDADGRVAVPGFYDDVIEWDDETLARVRSLPFDPEKFRSELEVPALAGEEGWSTLERLWLRPSCDVNGLLGGYTGEGAKTVLPNHAMAKVSFRLVPDQSPERVGELLRIHIDRVKAPGVAVEVRELHGGRPWRANLDPGLVQIASDALETAFGVRPVLQGEGGSIPIVTDFEELLGASALLLGFGLPGCNLHAPNEWFGINEFEKGIQALVEFYSSVGSSSGRASRAQEL, from the coding sequence ATGGATCCCGGGGAGTTCGCCGTCGAACACCTGCCGCGCTTTCGCCGGGAGCTGACCGATCTGCTTCGCATCCCCTCGGTCAGCGCCAAATCCGAACACGCCCACGACATGCGTCGCGCCGCCGACTGGATGGCCGCGCGCATGCGGGCGACCGGGCTGACCGCGGAGATCATGCCCACACCCGGACATCCCGTCGTACTGGGAAGCTGGCGGGAGGCGGGCGAGGGTGCCCCCTCCGTGCTCATCTACGGCCACTACGACGTTCAGCCGCCCGAACCTCTCGAGCTCTGGGACTCGCCGCCTTTCGATCCGACGGAACGCGACGGACGCATCTACGCGCGCGGCGCGGCCGACGACAAGGGCCAGCTCTTCATGCATCTCGCCGCCCTGGAAGCGCATCTTCACACCAGAGGCGAACTGCCGTTCAACGTAACGGTCCTCGCGGAAGGCGAAGAGGAGGTAGGCTCGGCCAACCTGGCGCCCTTCGTGCGGGAGCACGCCGAGCGGCTCGCCTGCGACTGCGTGATCATCTCGGACTCGAACATGTTCGCCGAGGGGTTGCCTTCGATCCTCTTCTCGCTGCGCGGGCTGGCCTACTTCGAGATCGAGGTGTCGGGAGCGCGCTCCGACCTCCATTCGGGTCAGTTCGGCGGTACCGTGGCGAACCCTGCCAACGAGCTCGCGCGACTGATCGCCACCCTCCACGACGCCGACGGCAGGGTCGCGGTCCCGGGCTTCTACGACGACGTGATCGAGTGGGACGACGAGACTCTCGCCAGGGTACGTTCGCTACCCTTCGATCCCGAGAAGTTCAGGAGCGAACTGGAGGTCCCTGCGCTGGCAGGCGAAGAGGGATGGAGCACGCTCGAACGCCTCTGGCTCCGCCCGTCCTGCGACGTCAACGGCCTGCTCGGCGGCTACACCGGCGAAGGTGCCAAGACCGTCCTTCCCAATCACGCCATGGCGAAGGTTTCGTTCCGGCTCGTGCCCGACCAGAGTCCGGAGCGCGTGGGCGAGCTGCTCAGGATCCACATCGACCGGGTCAAGGCGCCGGGCGTGGCGGTCGAAGTCCGCGAGCTCCACGGCGGACGGCCCTGGAGAGCCAATCTCGACCCCGGGTTGGTGCAGATCGCCTCGGATGCGCTCGAGACGGCGTTCGGGGTCCGGCCCGTGCTTCAGGGCGAGGGCGGTTCGATACCGATCGTCACGGATTTCGAGGAGCTGCTGGGCGCCTCGGCCCTGCTTCTGGGGTTCGGTCTGCCCGGCTGCAATCTCCACGCACCCAACGAGTGGTTCGGGATCAACGAGTTCGAGAAGGGGATTCAGGCCCTGGTCGAATTTTACTCGTCGGTCGGATCCAGCTCGGGCCGAGCGAGTCGCGCCCAGGAGTTGTAG
- a CDS encoding DUF420 domain-containing protein translates to MDSQTLGDGLAFLNALLNATSACALFVGYRSVRRRRLHAHRTAMVVAVGSSAIFLLSYVTRFLVTGTHEVDAEGAAKTVYLVILFSHMALATVVVPLVARLLFLVGRRRFRAHAALARWTLPVWAYVSVTGLVVYVLLYHVFGYR, encoded by the coding sequence ATGGACTCGCAGACGCTCGGCGACGGCCTCGCCTTCCTGAACGCCCTGCTCAACGCGACCAGCGCATGTGCGCTGTTCGTCGGGTACCGCTCAGTACGACGGCGACGCCTCCATGCGCATCGGACGGCGATGGTCGTCGCGGTAGGCTCTTCCGCGATCTTCCTGCTCTCCTATGTGACCCGCTTTCTGGTGACCGGCACTCACGAGGTCGATGCCGAGGGTGCGGCGAAGACCGTCTATCTCGTAATCCTATTCTCGCACATGGCCCTGGCGACGGTGGTCGTACCCCTCGTGGCGAGGCTGCTTTTTCTCGTCGGGCGGCGGCGATTCCGCGCTCACGCCGCTCTCGCGCGCTGGACCTTGCCGGTGTGGGCGTACGTGTCGGTGACCGGGCTCGTCGTCTACGTCCTGCTGTACCATGTGTTCGGGTACCGGTAG
- a CDS encoding sigma-70 family RNA polymerase sigma factor, translating into MAEASLGAIGEFLTSAPLSELSDEQLVSAHLVGRHGAFDVLYNRYRDRLVHFITRKTGDPDRAQDLVQEAFIRVTRHLRRFDTTKKFSTWIYTIASNLSKNELRNRSRSPLVLFQKLVSSWDDDHRPLQFEDSSMRPDDMYRKRFLEELVKDTVRTLPEHHQDVFRLRELEGKSYEEISQITGVNLGTVKSRLHRARHSFARSIQPHLN; encoded by the coding sequence ATGGCGGAGGCAAGCTTGGGGGCGATCGGCGAGTTCCTGACCTCCGCACCGCTGTCGGAGCTCTCCGACGAGCAACTGGTGAGTGCGCACCTGGTAGGCAGGCACGGTGCGTTCGACGTCCTCTACAACCGCTATCGCGACCGGCTCGTGCACTTCATCACGAGGAAGACCGGCGATCCGGATCGGGCGCAGGATCTCGTGCAGGAGGCCTTCATCCGGGTCACTCGCCACCTCAGGCGCTTCGACACGACCAAGAAGTTCTCCACTTGGATCTACACCATCGCGAGCAATCTCTCCAAGAACGAGCTCCGCAACCGTTCGCGCAGCCCGCTGGTTCTCTTCCAGAAGCTGGTGAGCAGTTGGGACGACGATCACCGTCCGCTCCAGTTCGAGGATTCCTCGATGCGCCCGGACGACATGTATCGGAAGCGCTTTCTGGAGGAGCTGGTCAAAGACACGGTGAGGACGCTGCCCGAGCATCACCAGGACGTCTTCCGCTTGCGCGAGCTGGAGGGCAAGAGCTACGAAGAGATCTCGCAGATCACTGGAGTCAATCTCGGTACGGTGAAGAGCCGGCTCCACCGGGCGAGGCATTCGTTCGCCCGGAGCATCCAGCCTCATCTGAATTGA
- a CDS encoding TIM barrel protein: MNNYTRREALMATGAASLGLAIPGALPATGPGGPLPPEQADSASESGRPGDEPAATPVQSVARWCFDEIPLVPFLRRIGEIGLTAVDLLTVDEWAAARDHGLTVSCGDVGAGTIEDGLNDPANHRTIVEAFETHVPRAAAEGVPNVICFFGNRRGMEDRIGIENSIRCLRECAPIAEAEGVTILVEVLNSKPGGHVDYIGDHMAYALEVMRAVASPRVRILYDIYHMQIMEGDIIRTLTDAREWIGHYHTGGVPGRAEIDETQELHYPAIVRAIRETGFTGFMAHEFIPRSDDPLASLAAAVELCESA, translated from the coding sequence ATGAACAACTATACCAGACGGGAAGCGCTCATGGCAACCGGGGCCGCATCGCTGGGGTTGGCGATACCGGGAGCATTGCCGGCCACCGGACCGGGCGGTCCCCTGCCGCCGGAGCAAGCGGACTCGGCGAGCGAGTCGGGCCGGCCGGGAGATGAGCCAGCCGCCACGCCTGTCCAGTCGGTCGCGCGCTGGTGCTTCGACGAGATACCCCTCGTGCCCTTCCTCCGCAGGATAGGTGAGATCGGCCTCACCGCCGTCGATCTTTTGACCGTGGACGAGTGGGCCGCGGCTCGGGACCACGGTCTCACGGTGTCGTGCGGCGACGTGGGAGCGGGCACCATCGAGGACGGGTTGAACGATCCAGCCAATCACCGGACCATCGTTGAGGCCTTCGAGACCCACGTGCCCCGGGCTGCGGCGGAAGGCGTGCCGAACGTCATCTGCTTCTTCGGCAACCGACGGGGCATGGAGGACCGGATCGGGATCGAGAACTCCATCCGCTGCCTCCGGGAGTGTGCGCCCATCGCCGAGGCCGAAGGGGTGACCATACTGGTCGAGGTTCTCAATTCGAAGCCGGGAGGCCACGTGGACTACATCGGCGACCACATGGCCTACGCCCTCGAGGTCATGCGAGCGGTCGCCTCGCCGCGGGTGCGCATTCTTTACGACATCTACCACATGCAGATCATGGAAGGCGACATCATCCGCACGCTGACGGACGCCCGCGAGTGGATCGGCCACTACCACACCGGCGGCGTGCCCGGGCGCGCCGAGATCGACGAGACCCAGGAGCTGCATTATCCGGCCATAGTCCGCGCCATCAGGGAGACCGGCTTCACCGGATTCATGGCGCACGAGTTCATTCCGCGGAGCGACGATCCGTTGGCGTCGCTGGCCGCCGCCGTGGAGCTCTGCGAAAGCGCGTAG
- the trpE gene encoding anthranilate synthase component I, whose translation MRISHSLDEFRALVREFEQDSRAGGTSGSLPDPAESPSNDDAAATAGTLLVPIWREFLFDTETAVTAYAKLTEPPFGFLLESVEGGEQWARYTFVGSRPAAAWRLADGEVSWWTPESGWQPRQVDDPLADLDRRLRARAPVPVEGLPRFWGGAVGYLSYDVVRLIERLPDPAADDQGLPDALLIFTDVVLALDNLRGTAMAIAPAEIAPGAADAVLEAAYAEAVAKADAVVAKLQEGEGPTPLSLSTGREVAYRSSMSRREFEAGVEKIREYILAGDAFQVVLSQRLSLPLQSSPFDLYRTLRSLNPSPYLYFLELDGAWIAGSSPEMLVRLEDGTVTVRPIAGTRPRGKDAAEDQALALDLEADEKELAEHRMLVDLGRNDVGRVSEYGTVSVPELMVIERYSHVMHLVSRVEGTAREGLGAIDVLKASFPAGTVSGAPKVRAMEIVDELEPVRRGPYAGAVGHFSYGGERMDTAIAIRTLVVKDGEAWVQAGAGIVADSVPAREFEETLHKAGALLRSVAAVEGGSG comes from the coding sequence ATGCGAATCTCCCACTCCCTCGACGAATTCCGGGCCCTGGTGCGCGAATTCGAGCAGGATTCCCGCGCCGGCGGGACCTCCGGATCGCTTCCGGACCCCGCCGAGTCCCCTTCGAATGACGATGCCGCCGCGACCGCCGGCACCTTGCTCGTGCCGATCTGGCGCGAGTTCCTCTTCGACACCGAGACCGCCGTCACCGCATACGCCAAGCTCACCGAGCCCCCCTTCGGCTTCCTGCTGGAATCGGTGGAGGGCGGCGAGCAGTGGGCGCGTTACACCTTCGTGGGCAGCCGCCCGGCAGCGGCTTGGCGGCTCGCCGACGGAGAAGTGTCGTGGTGGACCCCGGAATCCGGCTGGCAGCCCAGACAGGTGGACGATCCGCTCGCCGATCTCGACCGACGTCTCCGCGCCCGAGCGCCGGTACCTGTGGAGGGGCTGCCACGCTTCTGGGGCGGAGCGGTAGGATACCTGAGCTACGACGTCGTACGCCTTATCGAACGTCTCCCCGACCCCGCCGCCGATGACCAGGGCTTGCCGGACGCCCTCCTCATCTTCACCGACGTAGTTCTCGCGCTCGACAACCTGCGCGGGACCGCGATGGCCATCGCCCCGGCCGAGATCGCGCCAGGCGCCGCCGACGCCGTGCTCGAGGCCGCCTACGCCGAAGCCGTCGCCAAGGCCGACGCGGTTGTCGCGAAGCTCCAGGAGGGAGAGGGCCCGACTCCGCTCTCCCTCTCCACCGGGCGAGAGGTCGCCTACCGCTCCTCGATGAGCAGGCGGGAGTTCGAGGCCGGGGTGGAGAAAATCCGCGAGTACATCCTGGCCGGAGACGCCTTCCAGGTCGTGCTGTCGCAGCGGCTGAGCCTCCCTCTGCAGTCGTCGCCCTTCGACCTCTACCGAACGCTGCGCTCCCTGAATCCCTCCCCCTATCTCTACTTCCTCGAACTCGACGGCGCATGGATCGCGGGGTCGTCCCCCGAGATGCTGGTGCGTCTGGAGGACGGCACGGTCACGGTGCGCCCGATCGCCGGCACCCGGCCCAGAGGCAAGGACGCCGCAGAGGACCAGGCGCTGGCCCTCGATCTCGAGGCCGACGAGAAGGAGCTGGCCGAACACCGCATGCTCGTGGACCTGGGGAGGAACGATGTGGGACGCGTCTCCGAGTACGGCACGGTGAGCGTACCCGAACTGATGGTGATCGAGCGTTACTCTCACGTGATGCATCTGGTCAGCAGAGTTGAAGGTACGGCGCGCGAGGGGCTGGGAGCGATCGACGTGCTGAAGGCGTCATTTCCCGCCGGGACGGTCTCCGGGGCTCCGAAGGTCAGGGCGATGGAGATCGTCGACGAGCTCGAGCCGGTGCGGCGAGGCCCCTACGCCGGGGCCGTCGGTCACTTCTCGTACGGAGGCGAGAGGATGGACACCGCCATCGCCATCCGCACGCTCGTCGTCAAGGACGGGGAGGCGTGGGTTCAGGCGGGGGCGGGCATCGTGGCGGACTCGGTACCGGCTCGCGAGTTCGAGGAGACTCTGCACAAGGCGGGGGCCCTGCTGCGGTCGGTCGCCGCCGTCGAGGGCGGCTCGGGTTAG
- a CDS encoding GMC family oxidoreductase, producing the protein MSGGWAAKELCELGASVLVLEAGPMIVPERDYGEHLPPHEMTYRGWNDRKALAAEQPVQRDCYACDEVARKFFVNDIENPYTTDPDKPFSWIRGRQVGGRSIMWARQSYRLSDLDFEANLKDGNGVDWPLRYAELAPWYDHVEAFAGISGRAEGLPQLPDGVFLPPMEMSCVEAQVRDGIARAYGDDRRMTIGRTAVLTVDHEGRRACHYCGPCHRGCITRSYFSSINATLPAAEATGRLVLRPNSVVAEVLWDPRSSRVSGVRVVDAESHDELEFTGRTVFLAASALESTRLLLNSKSSDFPDGLANSSGVLGKYLMDHTMGVGAHASFDGYEDRVIRGRRPNGIYIARFANVTEPRSDFLRGYGYQGSASRAGWWRGESMAGFGADFKNELLSPGPWSFGIEGFGECLPREENHVRLDPEQVDKWGIPTLRISCAWGDNERAMMRQAAEDAAEMLEAGGGRDISIDYQLLPPGLTIHEMGTARMGRDPATSVLNAHNQAWDAPNLFVVDGACMTSSACQNPSLTYMALAARASHYAVDASRRGEL; encoded by the coding sequence ATGTCGGGAGGCTGGGCCGCCAAGGAGCTCTGCGAGCTCGGCGCCAGCGTGCTCGTGCTTGAAGCCGGCCCCATGATCGTTCCGGAACGCGACTACGGCGAACACCTGCCGCCCCACGAGATGACCTACCGGGGCTGGAACGATCGCAAGGCTCTGGCGGCGGAACAGCCGGTCCAGCGCGACTGCTACGCCTGCGACGAGGTCGCTCGCAAATTCTTCGTCAACGACATCGAAAATCCCTACACCACCGATCCGGACAAGCCCTTCAGCTGGATTCGCGGAAGACAGGTGGGCGGTCGCTCGATCATGTGGGCGCGGCAGAGCTACCGGCTGAGCGATCTCGATTTCGAGGCGAACCTCAAGGACGGCAACGGAGTCGACTGGCCGCTGCGCTACGCGGAGCTCGCACCCTGGTACGACCATGTGGAGGCCTTCGCCGGGATCAGCGGGCGGGCCGAGGGGCTGCCGCAGTTGCCCGACGGGGTCTTCCTTCCGCCCATGGAGATGTCGTGCGTCGAGGCGCAGGTGCGGGACGGCATCGCGCGCGCCTACGGGGACGACCGACGCATGACCATCGGTCGCACGGCGGTGCTCACCGTCGATCACGAAGGGAGACGCGCCTGCCACTACTGCGGCCCGTGTCACCGGGGCTGCATCACCCGAAGCTACTTCAGCTCGATCAACGCCACCCTGCCGGCGGCCGAAGCCACCGGTCGTCTCGTTCTGCGCCCCAACAGCGTGGTGGCCGAAGTGCTCTGGGACCCGCGTTCGAGCCGGGTGTCGGGCGTGCGGGTCGTGGACGCCGAGTCTCACGACGAGCTCGAATTCACGGGACGGACGGTCTTCCTGGCGGCATCGGCGCTCGAGTCCACTCGCCTTCTCCTCAACTCGAAGTCGTCCGACTTCCCGGACGGCCTCGCCAACTCCAGCGGCGTGCTCGGCAAGTACCTTATGGATCACACCATGGGGGTCGGCGCGCACGCGAGCTTCGACGGGTACGAAGATCGAGTCATCCGTGGTCGTCGCCCGAACGGCATCTACATCGCCCGCTTCGCCAACGTGACCGAGCCGCGGTCGGACTTTCTGCGCGGCTACGGCTACCAGGGATCGGCATCACGCGCCGGATGGTGGCGGGGCGAGTCCATGGCCGGGTTCGGAGCGGACTTCAAGAACGAACTGCTGAGCCCGGGGCCGTGGAGCTTCGGCATCGAGGGATTCGGCGAGTGCCTTCCCCGCGAGGAGAACCACGTGCGTCTGGATCCCGAGCAGGTGGACAAGTGGGGCATACCGACCCTGCGCATCAGTTGCGCCTGGGGCGACAACGAGCGAGCCATGATGCGGCAGGCGGCGGAAGACGCGGCCGAGATGCTGGAAGCCGGCGGCGGTCGGGACATCTCCATCGACTACCAGCTGCTTCCGCCCGGCCTCACCATCCACGAGATGGGGACGGCGCGCATGGGGCGAGACCCGGCGACTTCGGTTCTGAACGCCCACAATCAGGCGTGGGACGCCCCCAACCTCTTCGTCGTCGACGGCGCCTGCATGACTTCGTCGGCCTGCCAGAATCCCTCGCTCACATACATGGCGCTGGCCGCTCGGGCGAGTCACTACGCCGTGGACGCTTCGCGTCGGGGCGAACTCTAG
- a CDS encoding DUF2723 domain-containing protein has product MNATNEPAVLRSLFGLTPDDAAPYKEAALVGLGVLILYAITLAPSTAYWDTSEYIATAHILGIPHPPGNPLFVVFAKAWSVLLEPFGLPVATRVNLFSALMSASAHALWFLVIHHVLRHFSDSRVFRVVGATAAVAVSATAFTVWSQSNVNEKVYTVTLLTIALLSWLTFLWQERLGRERNGNLLVLMAFILGLSVGNHLMAALAVPAIVIFVLLVHPRALLDRRLYVGVLAAAFAGMSIHLFLPIRAALEPVINEGAPVCENIGSALASIASYGSVGCEALSESLARNQYQKPPLVPRQADIVAQVGNYIQYFDWQWARSVNGTDTFLGSLRAPFTALFTVLGAWGAISHFRKDRPSFYYLATLFVTLSVGLIWYMNFKYGYSYPADGPQEVRERDYFFIGSFSVWGLWAGMGIATLWRKLARERSLTLLRTSPVLLVALIPLALNWQWADRSRDYSARDWAHNLLMTVEPYGVIFTNGDNDTFPLWYLQEVEGIRRDVTVVVTSYFNIDWYVLQLKRITEPCPTDTDPSATPTRIVCQREYTYENTAAAYVSPGEEEVARAQGKVPITVPGGVRRPTRSIIAMSDDEIVARSSRGEVAMGPLTADSVLVFDFPRAESEAEGTFLEPWKQYAIHLIVNAIDDRPIYFASGTGPPLALHLRDHIGRQGLAFRVSPEPMSAASGPDWVSTAGRDYSRIIGDWVDRTRTRLLAEEVYIHRSGLPDWPFWPGPSTLGMPGYYSSVRLALAEAAIESGDQEDAGLQIALYNSWARLARPELDPTDE; this is encoded by the coding sequence ATGAACGCAACAAACGAACCCGCAGTCCTCCGCTCGCTCTTCGGCCTCACCCCCGACGACGCCGCGCCGTACAAGGAGGCCGCCCTGGTCGGGCTCGGCGTCCTGATCCTCTACGCGATCACTCTGGCACCTTCGACGGCGTACTGGGACACGAGCGAATACATCGCCACCGCGCACATCCTCGGCATTCCTCACCCGCCCGGCAACCCGTTGTTCGTGGTCTTCGCGAAGGCGTGGTCGGTCCTGCTCGAGCCGTTCGGCCTACCGGTGGCTACCCGGGTCAACCTCTTCAGCGCCCTGATGAGCGCGAGCGCCCACGCGCTCTGGTTCCTCGTGATCCACCACGTGCTCCGCCATTTCTCGGATAGCCGAGTCTTCAGGGTCGTCGGGGCGACTGCGGCTGTCGCGGTAAGCGCCACCGCCTTCACCGTCTGGAGCCAGTCGAACGTCAACGAAAAGGTCTACACGGTCACGCTTCTCACCATCGCCCTCCTCTCCTGGCTCACATTCCTCTGGCAGGAACGGCTGGGCAGGGAGAGAAACGGCAACCTCCTAGTCCTCATGGCCTTCATCCTCGGGCTCAGCGTGGGCAACCACCTGATGGCGGCTCTCGCGGTTCCGGCCATCGTCATCTTCGTGCTCCTCGTGCATCCCCGCGCGCTCCTCGACCGGAGGCTCTACGTGGGCGTGCTGGCGGCGGCGTTCGCCGGGATGTCGATCCATCTCTTTCTACCGATTCGCGCCGCTCTGGAGCCTGTCATCAACGAAGGTGCGCCGGTCTGCGAGAACATCGGCTCGGCGCTCGCCTCGATCGCGTCCTACGGAAGCGTGGGATGCGAAGCCCTCTCCGAGTCTCTGGCCCGAAACCAGTATCAGAAGCCGCCCCTGGTCCCGAGACAGGCCGATATCGTCGCGCAAGTGGGCAACTACATTCAGTACTTCGACTGGCAGTGGGCGCGCAGCGTCAACGGAACCGACACCTTTCTGGGCTCGCTGAGGGCTCCGTTCACCGCACTCTTTACCGTGTTGGGCGCCTGGGGGGCGATCAGCCACTTCCGAAAGGATCGGCCCTCCTTCTACTATCTGGCGACTCTTTTCGTCACGCTCTCGGTCGGGCTGATCTGGTACATGAACTTCAAGTACGGATACTCGTACCCCGCCGATGGGCCGCAGGAAGTGCGCGAGCGCGACTACTTCTTTATCGGCTCGTTCTCGGTCTGGGGGCTATGGGCGGGGATGGGGATCGCGACGCTCTGGCGAAAGCTGGCCCGCGAGCGGAGTCTGACCTTGCTGCGGACGAGTCCGGTGCTTCTCGTCGCGCTCATCCCCCTCGCTCTGAACTGGCAGTGGGCCGACCGCAGCAGGGACTACTCCGCGAGGGACTGGGCTCACAACCTGCTCATGACCGTGGAGCCGTACGGGGTCATCTTCACGAACGGCGACAACGACACCTTCCCGCTCTGGTACCTCCAGGAGGTCGAAGGCATCCGCCGGGACGTGACCGTGGTCGTCACCTCGTACTTCAACATCGACTGGTACGTGCTTCAACTGAAGCGGATCACCGAGCCTTGCCCGACGGACACGGACCCCTCCGCCACCCCCACCCGGATCGTGTGTCAGCGAGAATACACCTACGAGAACACCGCTGCAGCCTATGTCTCGCCCGGCGAAGAGGAGGTCGCGCGGGCCCAAGGCAAGGTGCCCATCACGGTGCCGGGCGGCGTTCGCCGGCCTACGAGGTCCATCATCGCGATGTCCGACGACGAGATCGTCGCCCGGTCCAGCCGCGGCGAGGTTGCCATGGGTCCGCTCACGGCGGACAGCGTGCTCGTCTTCGATTTTCCCCGGGCCGAGAGCGAAGCGGAGGGCACTTTCCTCGAACCGTGGAAGCAGTATGCCATCCATCTCATCGTCAACGCCATTGACGACCGTCCCATCTACTTCGCGTCGGGCACGGGTCCGCCCTTGGCACTCCACCTGCGCGACCACATCGGCAGGCAGGGGCTGGCTTTCAGGGTGAGCCCCGAGCCCATGTCGGCCGCATCAGGGCCGGACTGGGTCTCGACCGCCGGCCGAGACTACTCTCGGATCATCGGCGACTGGGTGGATCGCACGCGAACCCGTCTTCTGGCCGAGGAGGTCTACATCCATCGCTCCGGGCTGCCGGACTGGCCGTTCTGGCCGGGACCCTCGACGTTGGGGATGCCCGGCTACTACTCCTCGGTGCGCCTGGCACTCGCGGAGGCGGCGATCGAGTCGGGAGACCAGGAGGACGCGGGGCTGCAGATCGCCCTCTACAACTCCTGGGCGCGACTCGCTCGGCCCGAGCTGGATCCGACCGACGAGTAA
- a CDS encoding HAMP domain-containing histidine kinase, with protein MVNEIIIAVAALLAGALAGRLFGKRSALARGREEGRTAGHADGLLEERNRREATLRELAGCLSRGELPADGGDDSALAAIADALRDRWTLRDEERRAAFKEAVARVSGYLDSQVKGELAKANAGSGVKELREVIRKALGNLADVRSFLEEPKPASGSHELVPILQAVAREFGADQGVRVMIYRPQGTLRVAVNPDTLKDALYLIFHNAARFGRTPPIKVVATSEGGRSKITVSDRGEGFSAEAKRRAFDPFYSTAPDGLGLGLPHARGLVEAMGGTVELGNAPEGGGVVTLSFDGA; from the coding sequence ATGGTCAACGAAATCATAATCGCCGTCGCCGCACTCCTTGCCGGAGCCCTCGCCGGCCGTCTCTTCGGAAAACGCTCCGCATTGGCCAGAGGACGGGAAGAAGGCCGGACCGCCGGACATGCCGACGGACTCCTGGAAGAGCGAAACCGGAGGGAGGCGACTCTGAGGGAACTGGCGGGGTGTCTATCTCGCGGCGAACTCCCCGCCGATGGCGGAGACGACTCGGCCCTGGCGGCGATCGCCGACGCTCTCCGCGACCGTTGGACGCTTCGCGACGAGGAGCGCAGGGCCGCCTTCAAGGAAGCCGTCGCCCGGGTGAGCGGGTATCTCGATTCGCAGGTGAAGGGCGAGCTCGCGAAGGCGAACGCCGGTTCAGGCGTGAAGGAGCTGCGCGAGGTCATCAGGAAGGCCCTGGGAAATCTGGCCGATGTCAGATCCTTCCTCGAGGAGCCGAAGCCCGCCAGCGGCAGCCACGAGCTCGTCCCGATCCTGCAGGCCGTGGCGAGGGAGTTCGGGGCCGACCAGGGAGTCAGGGTGATGATATATCGTCCTCAGGGGACCTTGCGGGTCGCGGTCAACCCAGACACCCTAAAGGACGCCCTCTACCTGATCTTCCACAACGCCGCCCGTTTCGGCAGGACACCTCCCATCAAGGTCGTGGCTACCTCCGAGGGCGGCAGATCGAAGATCACCGTATCCGACCGGGGCGAGGGCTTTTCGGCCGAGGCGAAGCGACGCGCCTTCGATCCCTTCTACTCGACCGCACCCGACGGGCTGGGGTTGGGCCTACCGCACGCGCGGGGCCTCGTGGAGGCCATGGGAGGCACCGTCGAGCTCGGTAACGCCCCCGAAGGCGGAGGCGTCGTGACTCTGAGCTTCGACGGCGCCTGA